Part of the Spirochaetota bacterium genome is shown below.
CACGAACCCCACCGTTCATTATACCGGAGGCGAATGCATCGGCACCCCCGCCCGAATATGAAAAATTATCTTCACGGCGATAAGAGATTGACACGAGCATTTACTATGTCATTTCTGACATAATAGATGGTATGCTTTTTTTAACCGGAGCCGTCGCATGAGAAACCATTCGCGTCCGCCGCGGCCCTGGATGCGGTGTTCGGTCTTGCGGGGTATGCCTTCGGGGCGCTCAACCAGGGCAGCGCGTGAACCGCGGCTCGCCCCGGCATATCAGGCACGCTGAGGTGATTGTGTATGAATATCGGTACCTATTCGTACGAGGAATATGTCCACTTGGTTACATCGTTTCACGGCAGCCCGGCGCCCGGATTGCTTATAGGTGGATTTATCGTCGACCTGGCTTTGAAAAATCTCCCGGAAGGAGAGTTCTTTGACGCGATCTGTGAAACGCCCGTGTGTCTCCCGGATTCCGTCCAGCTGCTCACGCCGTGCACTATCGGCAACGGCTGGCTCAAGATACTCGATTTCGGGAGATTTGCCGTAACGCTCTACGAGAAAAAGAGCGGCGCAGGAATTCGCGTATTTCTCGATGTGGAAAAGCTGAAAAACTGGCCGGAGGTATACACCTGGTTCATGAAGCTTAAGTCGAAGCGGGAACAGGATTACGACCTTCTCGTAAGCCAGATAAAACAGGCCGGACACGACCTTCTCGGCATGCAAAAAGTCAAGGTTGAACCGGCGAAACTTCAGCGCGACAGAATGGGGCCTGTGTCTGTGTGCCCTGCATGCGGAGAGGCGTATCCCGTGAATCACGGCGCTGTCTGCAAGAACTGTGCCGGTGAGTCTCCCTACATCCGCCATGCTGCACTGAAACCCGGAGGCGCTGCTTTATGAGAAGCGTTGAGCGGATAAAGGTGGTATGAAAACGGGCTCGATCGGCATGTACGAGAGGCGTGTGCGGTCCGTGTGCGGGCCGGACATCCGGAGAATCGAAGAGGATCCGGTCGTCAATGAAATGCCCGTCACCATAATGCTCAACGGCGAGGAACTGGTGACCCTCGTCTGCTCCCCCTACGAATTCGAGCTGCTTGCAACAGGATTCCTTGTGAGCGAGGGACTTCTCCGGGAGCCGGGAGATTTGCTGGAGATAACCAGCCGTCCCGAGCAGGGCGTGGTATGGGTAACGACCCGGGGCGTCCGGAATCTTGACGGCTTTCTTAAAAGGAATTTCGCCAGTTGTTGCGGAAAGGGCAGGCCCGCCCTTCATTTTCTCAACGATTACGAGCAGCTTTGTCCGATCGAACATGAGGTGCGGTTCACCGTGAGGGAGGTGCTGCAGTTTGCGAGCCTCCTTAACGAAGCGTCGGAGGCGTTCAGACTGACGGGAGGTGTCCATGAAGCGGCCCTGGCCCGCCACGGCGGCCTTGTCGCGTGTTTCGAGGACATCGGCCGGCACAACGCGCTGGACCGCATTCTCGGGTACGCGTTCAGGAATGCGGTGGATACATCCGGGATGGCCGTTGTGCTTAGCGGCCGCATCGCGTCCGAGATGCTGACGAAGGCGGCGCGGATAGGCGTGCCGGTGATAGTTTCGCGCTCCGCGCCGACGGCGCTTGCGATCGATCTCGCCGACCAGCTGGGCATGACGCTGGTGGGCTTCGCGCGAAACGACCGCATGAGTGTCTATACGCATGTCCGGAGAATCACTGATTGATCGGCGGGAAATAAATGGGCGGGGAAAACAATTCCGAAAAACGCCCCGGGGGTGTTCGTGATTCCGAACCGGGCGCGGTGCGTCAGGACTTGATCTTCAAATGCTGCAACACCTCGTTCATAACCGTCATCGCGTTGCTGTAGAATTTCTCGGCGTCGTCCTCGCTCACCCGGTGGCCGGGGGATTTTGAGATCGAGTCGCGAAACGATTTGGTATCTTTTAAAAGCGCCATGATGTCGATGCCGGTCCATCCGCAGGGTTCGTAATAGCGTTTTTCCAGCTCAAGGATTTTATCGTGATCGTCCGAGTCGTCGTCGTGCTCGATAAGCAGCAGGCGTACCGAGTAGAACATGGAAAGGTATGAATAGATGACCGCCTCGTTATAGCGATGCTGCGCCATCATGAGCGCCGCGAGCTGCAGCTTGTCCCTGCACTGCGAAAGCCTGAACTGCCGTCTCTGTTCGATTTCCGTGATCATAGGTGGAATGGGGAAGAATCCGTTCCCTTGCAAAAAAGGTAATCCCGCGGGGCGGCCCGCGCAAGCATTTTTTGATATGTCCCATAAAAATTGGTTTACGGTCCGCGGATACAATGCTATCCATGCGCCGGGTCGAATCGGGACAATGGAGGCGGGGAGCCGGCACGATGCACAAGAAAATAGCGATACTGGTGGGAGACGGCATGGCCGATTTCCCCATCGATTCCCTGGGCGGCAGGACCCCGCTGGGGTATGCGCGCACACCCGCAATGGATTACCTCGCCTCGCGCGGCGTGCTCGGTCTCGCCCGCACGGTCCCGGCGGGGATGGCGCCCGGCAGCGACACCGCGAACCTCTCCATATTCGGCTGCGATCCCCGCACGTACTACACCGGGCGCGCGCCGCTCGAGGCGCTCAACATGGGAATACCCATGACGCCGCGCGACGTCGCGTTCCGCTGCAACCTGGTGAATATCGGCACGGACGGGATCATGCGCGACTTCAGCGCGGACCACGTGGAATCCGCGTACTCGGCGCTCGTGCTCGGGGAGGTTGGAAAGGAGATCGGGGGGGCCGATATACAATTTTTCCCGGGGGTCTCGTACCGCAACATCATGCTCTGGAGGAACTACCCGTTCAGGGACATCGCCTCCACCACACCGCCGCACGATATCCACGGGAAGCGTATCGACGCCCATCTCCCTCGCGGCGAGGGCGCCGATACGCTCAATGAAATAATGAACAAGGCCCGGAACATCATCGCGCGTTCAGCCCCGATCAGGGACGCACGCGCCACACTCAAGGGAGACCCCACCGATATCTGGCTCTGGGGGGCGGGCCGCAGTCCCTCCATGCCCACGCTGCGCGAGCGCTACGGGCTGGAGGGCCGCACCATCTCGGCGGTTGACCTTATACACGGAATCGGCCGCGCGCTCGGGCTAGAGCCAATGCGCGTTCAGGGCGCGACCGGCTACCTGGACACGAATTACCAGGGGAAGGTGGACGCGCTTTTCGAAACGCTCGGGTCCCACAATTTCGTGTTCCTGCATATCGAAGCCCCGGATGAATCGGGACACGAGGGAAACCTCGAGCACAAGCTCAAGGCGATAGAGGATTTCGACGCGCGGGTGGTCGCGCCCGTGATGGAGGGGCTCGCGCGTTTCCCGGACTACGCGCTGCTCGTAATGCCCGATCATCCCACCCCGGTGTCGTTGCGCACGCATACCGCGGACCCTGTTCCCTTTTGCATATGCGGCAGGGACGGGTTCGCCGGCGGGGCATATGGCTCGCCCGCCGCGACCGCCTTCAGCGAGGAGCGCGCGGCGGCCACGGGAATTTTCATCGAAGAAGGACACCGATTACTAGAGGTCATGCTGCATGGGCGGATTTAACGACGAGAGAAGGGGCGGCTTTTTATTGTATCTCAAGATAGCCGGCGGCGTACTAGGCGGACTTGCGCTCATAGTCTTCCTGGTTTCGCTCGTTATGCGAAAGGGCGACATCGAAAACGCCATCGACCGGTACGACGGGGGAGACTACCGCGGGGCCCTGGTGCTCCTGAACAAGCTCCAGAAAACGGCCGACTATGACGGCGGCGAGAAGATTTGCTATTACAAGGCGCGCGCCATCAACGCCCTCGCCGCGCAGCTCGAGCGCAAGTACGCCGACGAGCTGGGCGAGATCGGGACCGAGAACGAAAACGCGCACGCGCGCGAGAAGGAAACACGGTACCTGGAAAAAAAGCTGGCATCCATAAACGAGGAAATCGAAGGCGACCTCCAGCTCATGGCCGATAAAAAAGCCGGGCGCATCGTCTCGCGGGGGCGGTTTTACGACGAGTTCATCGCGCGCTACAAGGGGAGCCGCTTCATCGAGGACCTGGATTTCGAGGAGCTCCAGAAGATCGAGCGCACCGAGCACGACAAGCTGCTGGCGGCGGTCGCGAACTTCTATGCAAAATACCCGAACACCTATTACCTTTCCCACATCGTGAAGATGATATTCCGCGCCCTGAACGACGGGAACGTGAGCGTGAAGGGCCGCGAGGACCTCGTGAAGGGGCTCGTGCTCGAATTCGCGCGCCGCTACCCGACGAGCGCGGAAATCCAGAAGATATATACCTGCGCCGGAAACGACGTTAACCTGCGCAACTCCCCGGCGACGAGCGGCGGCGTGGTGGGGAAGGTGAAGAAGGATGAGCTGCTCATCCAGATAGAAAAATCCATGGACACGGCGCAGGTTGGCGACGTGCGCGATCACTGGTATCGCGTCTCGAGCCTTGCCGGACTGCGCGGCTGGATTTTTGGAAAGTTCCTGGCGCCGGTGGACGTCGCCCAGATAGAGCCCGCGGCGCGCAAGGAGACCTGGGCGATCGAGGACTACTTCAAGGACTGGGAAGATTCCAACACGCCCAAAAACTGGATGCACGTTCCGGGCGGCGAGAAGGGAGCGCTTTCATTCGCGGTCAAGGGAGATTCGAAGATCATGAAAATCGACTGCCCGGCGGACAAACTGGCGGGCCTCTACCGCCGCTTCGACTCCGGGGGCGCTTTCACCCTGCGCGCCCGGGCGAGGCTGAAAGCGGGGGAGTCCGTCGTCGTTTTCGCATACGCGCTCAGAAACGGGAAGGCGTATTATCTGCGCCTGCGCGACGGTGAGCTCGACCTCTCGGGGAGGCGTGTGCCGGTTAAATCCTCCGACTGGAACGAGTTCACGCTTGAGAGCGAGGACGGCCGGCACGCGAAGCTCCTCGTGAACGGCGACGTGGTCCTCAACAGGATTCCCCCCGCCGAAACGAAACTCTTCCCGGAGCGCGGCGTGTACTGCCTCTTCGCCGCGGGGGAAAGCGACGCCGTCGCCGAAATGGAATACATCAAGGTGCGCAACTGACGGCTACCACTCCTTGCGCTTGAGGTCCTTGTATTCCTCGCGCACCAGGGCGGTGATCTCGTCCAGGAAGAAGCCGATAATCTCGTCCCGCTGCACGCCGGAGCCTCTCTGGTAGTTGATTCGCTCGATCTCGATTTCGTGAGACTGGCCGAGCGCGTCGCTGGTCTGGCGGGTCTCGTCGGGGATCGCCGCCGTGAGCTCTTTCCATCCGAGAAAATTCAGGGTTCCGAAAGAAATCCTGTGGCGCGCGTCCCGGTTGTCGCGCACGATCATGGAGAGAACGCCGCCCGTGTTCATGCCGTACACCCACACGCTGATAGAACGGCACAGGGAGGGAATCCTGAGTTTTTGCGAGGGTGCCAGCGAGAGCATGTCGCTGAGCTCTCCCCTGGATCGGACGACCAGGTATTTCACCGATCCCCGCACGGGTGCGGCAAACTGTTCCTCGATTGAAACCTCGATCTCCGCGCGCGCATTGGTTCCGGCGACCAGGTTGGCTTTTCCCCAGGGGGAATTTTCGAAGCCCTCGACCCGAATCCTATGGTAAAGAGGGCTCGTGTCACCGGTGGTGTATCTTTTTTTTCCCGGGAGCTGGGCGCGGGCGGGAGGCGGATCGATGAAGAGCAGCGCCCCGCATAGCGCCGGGCCGACCGCCCACGCCGCGCAGGCGCGGGTGAGCGCCCCGGACCGGCGAGGTTTCGCCGGGCGCACGGGAAGCGCTACTGCTCCAGGTCGGCCAGTGCGGTGATCGCCTGCGCCCATTTCACGAATTTGAGGTTGGCGAGGTCCTTGATCGTCTTCACGCTGAAGGCGTCGGCGAGAAGCTTTGCATCGTTTTCGCTCACGCCCTGAAGCGCGTTGACGGGCGCATCGGCGAGCTGCTTGAATCCCATGCCTTCGAAACCCTTGTCGACCGCTTTGTTGATGTTCATTGGTTCGGCTCCTTAAATGCGTGTTTGATGGATCCCGGCGGCACAACCATGGATGGACCGCAGTTTAAAAATTGTTAAGCATTTCTTGATATTTTATTTGCCATGGTATAGCTTTTATAATAGGTAAAGGACGGGTTTGTCAAATAAAAAAGGATTCGGGATTGTCTTCAATGCAGAACAGGGCGGCGCAGCGATATAACATGGCTGAGTTTTTGAGGGATCGTGCCGACCGGGAAGAGGTGGCGATAGAGCTTTCACTCGAATCCGGGCCCGTGCGCGCGGGCGTCAAGGACCTGAGCGTCCGGGGTGTCGGGTTGACCGTCGAAAACCCGGGTGCGGACCTGGTCCGGGAACTCGAGGGCCTCACGGAATTATTCATCAAGATCATCGCGGGCGGCACAATGCTTGTCGCCAACGCGCGCGTCGCGTGGAAGGCGCTCCTGACCGCGGGGAGCGGTGAGAGGGTGGAGATGGGCCTCGAGATCACCATGATCGCGCCCGAGGATTCCCTGGCGCTGGCGGGGATTATCGAACGGATCAGGAAAGCCTAGGGAGCGGACGGGGAGCGCGCAATGGGATACGCAATCATACGAAAGGGGATACTCTCCCCCGCGCGCGCGTGGTGTGCGGTAATGCTCACGTGCGTGTTCGCCATTTTAGTTCCCGACCGGGCCCTGGCCGGGAACGCACGCTCCCAGGATTGGTTCTGGATGATTTACGAAACGGATAACCTGGACCACTACCGCACCACGGTGGTCCGCCCCTTCTACATGAAAAACCACTATGCCGGCGGGAAGACGTTCGACGCTTCGCTTATGCCTTTAGGGTTCTGGCGTTATGCGAAAGATGGAAGCTCTGACCTGAAATCCCTGTTCGGCCTGGTCGAATCGGTCGATTATACCCATACAGACGGAATCGAGGACTACGATCTCGGGATATTCCCCCTGCTGTTTTACGGCGACTCGGCCGTGGAACGGGACCGTTACCTCATGGTGCTTCCCGTGGGCGGAACGGTGAAGGGCAAGCTCGCACAGGACCGCATATCGGCGTACGCTTTCCCGGGCTTCATGCTGTTCTTTATCTACCCCCCCGCCACCCTCTGGTCGGCCGCCCTCCTCACGGTGGCCTCCCTTATCCCGGCGTATGCGGATTATGAAACGCGGGATTTCCACGCCAGGGCGATATTCTGGCCGCTTATACAATGGGGATCGGGTCCCGGGCGCGATGAATTCAGGATTCTCCCTCTCTATGCGCATAACTACAAGAAGGGCGTCTATGATAACTATTCATATCTATTCATTTTTAACGAGCAAAACGTCCGCGTGGGGAACGATACGCAGCGAACCCTGTTCGCCATGCCGTTTTACGGAAGGCGCTGGAACGATTCGGGCGAGGGCGAAGGCTCCACGCTTCTCTGGCCGCTCTTCTCCTGGGGGTTCAACCGCAAATCAGGGGACTTCGAGCTTAATTTCCCGTGGCCGCTGGTCATGATCCAGGATTCCACGAATCCGAGCATCTACAAGAGGATATTCTTCCCGTTCTACGGGAAATACCTTTACGGGTCCAAGGAGACCTTTTTCGTATCGCCGTTGTATTTCACGCTCAAACACACCACCGAAAGCTTCAGCTCCGAGTATTATATCAACGCCCTCGTTGTCTGGTATTTTAAGAGGGATTACCCGAAGTCGCCGGACAAGCACCACGGCTCCGCGTGGCGGTATTTCAAGGTGTGGCCGCTCTTCCACTACGAGTACGACAGCGCCGGAAATTCGTGTTTCAATATGCTTTCGCTGCTGCCCTTCCGTGATCCCGACGGGTACGAGCTCATGTACCAGCCGTTCTGGACCCTGTTCGAATACCGGAAGCTTACCTCGGGAGAGAAACGCCTTGGGCTCCTGCTAAGGACGTATTACCAGCGGTGGGGCGAGGATTTCATGCATATTAAGGTACCGATCCTTTTTACGTTCCGCACGGAGGGTGACGTCGTAACCCAGTTCTCAGTGCTCGCCTCGATGTTCGGATACGAGCGGGACCGGAAGGGCACGTCGATCAACCTGTTCTGGATTCCCGTCCGCATAAACCAGGACGGCGTGGCGCTCCGGGACGAAACGCGGGACACGGATGAAACGGACGACCTGCTGATCGCGCGCATCGACGGCCGGAATCACGCGTACACCGGCGATTTCGCCCGCCCCGCCATGCTCACCACGGACGATCGTATACATTACTCCGCGAGGCTTTTTTGAGCTCAGGGCGGATCGAGGCGAAATGAACATACTGCGCAGGGCGACATTAAGATTAATCGGGGTCTTCGGGTTCATGGGTGCCCGGGTAATCGAATTCTTCGAACAGACCGGGTTTACCGTGCTCCTGCTTTTCGACGTGACCTATCACCTGAAAGATTTGCTCGAAAAGCGCCGGGAGATCGTGAAGCAGATGTATATCGCCGGCATAAAGACTTTTTTCGTATGCTCCCTCGTGGGCGTATTCACCGGCATGACGCTCGCCCTGCAGACGGGCATCGAGCTCAAGGCGTTCGGGCAGCAGTCCATGATCGGGCGGCTCATTATCGCGACCATGACGCGCGAGATGGGGCCGTTCATGTCGGCGATTATACTCACGGCGTCCGTGGGGTCGGCCATGGCGGCGGAGCTCGGCACCATGAAGGTGTACGACGAGATCGACGCGCTTGAGATGATGTCGATAAGCCCCGTGCGCCTGCTCGTCATGCCCAGGGTCGTGTCGCTTGCCGCGATGCTCCCTATCGTATCCGTCTACATGACGGTGCTCGCCTGCATCGGCGGCGCGTTGGTCGCGAGCACCGTGCTCCAGATTTCGCCCAACGTCTATTTCAAGCACCTTTTCAAGGGGATCCACTTCAAGGCGATGTACGTGGGACTCCTCAAGGCGCACATATTCGGACTCCTCATCGCGCTCATCAGTTGCGCGTACGGGCTCAGGGCCACCTCGGGCGTGATCGGGGTAGGGAACGCGACGCGGCAGTCGGTGGTCGCCTCGTTCCTCATGGTCATCATTGTGGGCTATATCATCACCGCGATTTTCTATGGGGGCGGATCGTGATCGAGCTTAAAAAAATACATAAATCATTCGGTCCCAAGATGGTCCTGAACGGGATCGATTTCACCATAGGCAAGGGTGAGACCTTCGTCATCATAGGCCAGTCGGGTATCGGGAAGACCGTGGCGCTGCGCCACATCGCGGGCCTTCTCGAGCCGGACGCGGGCGACGTGCTCATCGACAATGTGAAAATGAACGGCGCGCCGATCGAGATCAGGAAAAAGCTCCGGGAGCGCATGGGGGTCCTCTTCCAGTCGGGGGCGCTCCTGAACTGGCTCACGGTGAAAGAGAACATCGCGCTCCCCCTCACCGAGCTCAAGCGCTTTCCCCCGGACGAGATCGAGCGAATTGTGAATGAAAAGATACATCTCCTGCAACTGGATGACGCGGTCAACAAACTGCCCGGCGATATTTCGGGCGGGATGAAGAAGCGCGTCGCCCTCGCGCGCGTTCTTGTGACGAACCCGGATATCATACTCTACGACGAGCCCACCTCGGGACTCGATCCCGTCATGTCGAGCATTATAAGCGACCTCATCCGGCAGATGCAGGCGGAGTTCGGGGTGACCTCGCTCGTGGTGACGCACGACATGAACAGCGCCTTCCACGTGGGGGACAGGATCGGCATGCTTTTTGGCGGCGACCTCGTGCAGGTGGGAACCGCGGACGAAATCAAGAACACGAAAAATCCCTTCGTCCGGCAATTCATTAACGGTTCGCTCGAAGGTCCCATCCAGGCCGAGTGAGCGGCGCGATCATGACGATCGGAAAAAAATCCTTTCCGTCCGGGCGGGGCGCGGATATACTCGCGGCACGATCGGCCCCGAGGTGGAGATGAACCCGAAAGAGATCACCCTTGCACTCATCGACTTGACGTCCGGGAAGGGGGGCAGGCTCCGCGGCGTGCTGGCGGGATCGGGCTACGGCGTACGCGAGGAAAGCGTAGAGAGCGCCGGGGAGCGTGTGAAGACAGGGGGAATAGACGCGCTCATCGTGAGATCCGACGCGAAGGATTCCCTCGCGCAGCAGGTCAAAAGCCTCGGGGAGGCGATGGCGGGCGCCGATATACCCCTCATCGTCATGATGCCCCGTTTCACCCTGGAGCTCGCCCTCTACGAGGTTTCGCGCAACCTGCATCATATCACCACCCCCTGCCGGGCGGAACACCTGCTCGACCGCATCCGCGGCATTCTCGAAGGACGAACGCAATCGCGCGCGCGGTCCGATACGCATGAGACCCCGGTCGAGGTGCAGTACAGGGGCGCGCGTTACGTCACGCCGGGGAACGCACGGGCGCTTCTTGGCGGGCTGTTAAGGAACGCGGACGATTCCATCCACAACAGCGCCGTGCTCAGGGAGATGCTCTCCACATATTCGAAAATCGACGCCGATTCAATGCTCGTGCCCGAGCTGGACTGGAAGGTGGCGCTTACCCCCGAGGAGAACGCGCTCTGCGAGGACATGCTCGCCTCGATCGGGCAGGGCCGTTTCGAGCTTTACTATCAGCCGATAATACATCTCGCCTCGGGCCGGATTTCCGGTTTCGAGGCGCTCATACGCTGGAATCACCCGGTGAAGGGATTTCTCCCGCCCGGGGATTTTATCGGACTCGCGGAACGAACCGATATCGTCATTCCCCTGGGTTACTGGATCATGGGGGAGGCGAGCCGGCAGCTTGCGGAGCTTCATGCGCTATTTCCCTCGGACCCGCCGCTTTACGTGAGCGTGAACGTATCGGCGCGACAGTTCATACGGGAAGACCTCTGCGAGAGGATCGAGAAGACGGTCGACGCGAACGGCCTGCCCCACGAGAGCCTACGCCTCGAGCTGACCGAAAGCGCTTTCATGGAGAACAAGGACTCGGCCAACCTCATGCTCCTCACGCTCAAGTCAAAGAACTTCCTCTTGTACATGGACGATTTCGGGACGGGGTATTCTTCGCTTAGCTATCTCATGCATTTCCCCGTCGACGTGCTCAAGATCGACCAGTCCTTCGTCAAGTGGATGCACGTGGACGAGGAGAGCGAGGAAATCGTACGGTCGGTCGTCGCGCTCGCGCACAACCTCAAGCGCAGGGTCGTCGCGGAGGGCGTCGATAACGAGGGCCATATCGAGCTCCTGCGTTCGCTCTCCTGCGACTATGGCCAGGGATACTTTTTCTCGAAACCGCTCGCCTTCTCCACGCTCAAGGAATTGCTGACAAAAAATCCTTCGTGGTAGTACGCCTCAATTGTGATTGACAGCTTCCCCATGCGGCGGGAATGATGTTCCCCTTTGCGGGCCGGGTTGCGCGTCCCGTGAAGGCGCGCATTTCGCGCGGCGAGCGTATGATTAAAAGACTTGTTGTATAACTCAATTTTTTACAGGGATTAAGGGGCGAAGCCCCTTAAAGGCCCCCCGCAGGGGTTCCCTGCGGGCGCGAGACGGCAGTTTCGCAACAAGTCTAAAGAAAATCGGAGATCGGAAAAAGATGGCCATACTCATTGACGGGAAAGCGGTCGCGGCGGGGATCCGCGAGGAGATCGGGCGCGAGGTCGCGATCATCAGGGAACGGCGGGGGATCGCGCCCGCGCTGGCGGTAGTGCTGGTGGGCGATAACCCGTCCTCCGCGACCTACGTACGCATGAAGGGGAAGGGATGCGAAGAGGCGGGCATCGGGTCGATTCAGCATTCCCTGCCGGCGGGCACGAGCCAGGAGGATCTCCTCGCGCTCGTTGACCGGCTGAACGAGGACCGCGGGGTGAACGGTATACTGGTCCAGCTCCCGCTTCCCCCGCAGATAGGCGAGAGCGCCGTGTTGAACAGGATAAACCCGATAAAGGACGTAGACGGGTTTCACCCGGTCAACGTGGGCAAGATGGTCGCCGGGGACGAAGACTGTTTTTTCCCCTGCACGCCCCACGGGTGTCAGATTCTCATCAACACCGTGGTCAAGGACCTCAAGGGCAAACACCTGGTGGTCGTGGGACGCAGCAATATCGTCGGTAAACCCATCGCGAACCTCATGGTTCAAAAGAACAGGTCGGCGAATTGTATAGTCACCATATGCCACACGGCCGCGCCGGATATAGGCTATTACACCCGCCAGGCGGACATTCTTGTCGTGGCCGCGGGAAAGGCCGGGATGATAACCGGCGACATGGTCAAGGACGGGGTGGTGGTCATTGACGTGGGCGCCAACAGGGTGCCGGACCCGAAGGACCCCGCAAGGACCATACAGATCGGCGATGTTAAGTTCGACGAAGTCGCGGCGCGCGCCTATGCGATCACTCCCGTTCCCGGGGGCGTAGGCCCCATGACTATCGCCATGCTCCTGAAAAACACGGTGAAGGCATTTCACCTCCAGAACGGATGAGGCAAAGAATAAAATCCATTCACTATAAAACACCGGGCAATGGTGAAAAAAGCCCGGTCGTGCTTCTTGTAAATCGAAATCAAAAAAATTCAGTTTATAAAAAAAATTTCTCGCTACGGAGTGAGAATGTAGTATATAGTGTAGTAGATATTGTTTGCAATGGAATCGATAAACGCCTTTTTCAGAAGCATTTACAATACCCACGAGGAAGCCAATTCCCTGGTCCGCGAGGCGTTGGAGTATTTTCGTCTCAAGCAGGAGCAGGGCTTTATTGAAGGCGTGGAAGAATGCATTTTCCGGCTCGTCCTGGATGAAGCCGTTACGAACGCCGTGGAACACGGCAACATGCGCGATCCCTCGAAAAGGATATGCGTGGTAATCACACCCCTGAAAAATAACGCCAGGATCACCGTGATAGACGAGGGAGATGGTTTCGGATATACAGGACTCAGGAATCCCACGCATCCCGAGAACAAGCTCAGGTACGGGGGGAGGGGAATATACATCATGAAGAATTTCGGCAAGATTTCCTGGAACAAGCAGGGGAACTGCGTTTCAGTGATGATTTGAAGAAAAGGCGATACCGGGAAGGAATCTCCTCATCGGATGCACTGCATAAAAAACGCCGCGGAACGGTCCGCGGCGTTTCTATTATCGAAGTGCTAGAGTTCTACGAGTGGGTATGGCCTTCATCGTGACCGTGCTTTTCACTGTGCGGGAAAAGCGGAAAGTATTTGGCGAACCACATGTAGATGAGTGCCATGGTCGAAAGCCCTCCCAGGAACACGAACCATTCCTGGATGGTCGGATTGTACCCCACGAACGGTTTCCAGGGGAAATTCGGCACGGACGAGCCATGGAGCACGGTAATGCTCTTGTTCATCACGATCGCCATGACGCCGGAAATCGCCCCGTAGATCATGTATTTTTCGA
Proteins encoded:
- a CDS encoding HEPN domain-containing protein, whose product is MITEIEQRRQFRLSQCRDKLQLAALMMAQHRYNEAVIYSYLSMFYSVRLLLIEHDDDSDDHDKILELEKRYYEPCGWTGIDIMALLKDTKSFRDSISKSPGHRVSEDDAEKFYSNAMTVMNEVLQHLKIKS
- the fdhD gene encoding formate dehydrogenase accessory sulfurtransferase FdhD, whose product is MKTGSIGMYERRVRSVCGPDIRRIEEDPVVNEMPVTIMLNGEELVTLVCSPYEFELLATGFLVSEGLLREPGDLLEITSRPEQGVVWVTTRGVRNLDGFLKRNFASCCGKGRPALHFLNDYEQLCPIEHEVRFTVREVLQFASLLNEASEAFRLTGGVHEAALARHGGLVACFEDIGRHNALDRILGYAFRNAVDTSGMAVVLSGRIASEMLTKAARIGVPVIVSRSAPTALAIDLADQLGMTLVGFARNDRMSVYTHVRRITD
- a CDS encoding tRNA CCA-pyrophosphorylase, translated to MNIGTYSYEEYVHLVTSFHGSPAPGLLIGGFIVDLALKNLPEGEFFDAICETPVCLPDSVQLLTPCTIGNGWLKILDFGRFAVTLYEKKSGAGIRVFLDVEKLKNWPEVYTWFMKLKSKREQDYDLLVSQIKQAGHDLLGMQKVKVEPAKLQRDRMGPVSVCPACGEAYPVNHGAVCKNCAGESPYIRHAALKPGGAAL
- a CDS encoding SH3 domain-containing protein; this encodes MGGFNDERRGGFLLYLKIAGGVLGGLALIVFLVSLVMRKGDIENAIDRYDGGDYRGALVLLNKLQKTADYDGGEKICYYKARAINALAAQLERKYADELGEIGTENENAHAREKETRYLEKKLASINEEIEGDLQLMADKKAGRIVSRGRFYDEFIARYKGSRFIEDLDFEELQKIERTEHDKLLAAVANFYAKYPNTYYLSHIVKMIFRALNDGNVSVKGREDLVKGLVLEFARRYPTSAEIQKIYTCAGNDVNLRNSPATSGGVVGKVKKDELLIQIEKSMDTAQVGDVRDHWYRVSSLAGLRGWIFGKFLAPVDVAQIEPAARKETWAIEDYFKDWEDSNTPKNWMHVPGGEKGALSFAVKGDSKIMKIDCPADKLAGLYRRFDSGGAFTLRARARLKAGESVVVFAYALRNGKAYYLRLRDGELDLSGRRVPVKSSDWNEFTLESEDGRHAKLLVNGDVVLNRIPPAETKLFPERGVYCLFAAGESDAVAEMEYIKVRN
- a CDS encoding ABC transporter permease, which encodes MGARVIEFFEQTGFTVLLLFDVTYHLKDLLEKRREIVKQMYIAGIKTFFVCSLVGVFTGMTLALQTGIELKAFGQQSMIGRLIIATMTREMGPFMSAIILTASVGSAMAAELGTMKVYDEIDALEMMSISPVRLLVMPRVVSLAAMLPIVSVYMTVLACIGGALVASTVLQISPNVYFKHLFKGIHFKAMYVGLLKAHIFGLLIALISCAYGLRATSGVIGVGNATRQSVVASFLMVIIVGYIITAIFYGGGS
- a CDS encoding cofactor-independent phosphoglycerate mutase, translating into MHKKIAILVGDGMADFPIDSLGGRTPLGYARTPAMDYLASRGVLGLARTVPAGMAPGSDTANLSIFGCDPRTYYTGRAPLEALNMGIPMTPRDVAFRCNLVNIGTDGIMRDFSADHVESAYSALVLGEVGKEIGGADIQFFPGVSYRNIMLWRNYPFRDIASTTPPHDIHGKRIDAHLPRGEGADTLNEIMNKARNIIARSAPIRDARATLKGDPTDIWLWGAGRSPSMPTLRERYGLEGRTISAVDLIHGIGRALGLEPMRVQGATGYLDTNYQGKVDALFETLGSHNFVFLHIEAPDESGHEGNLEHKLKAIEDFDARVVAPVMEGLARFPDYALLVMPDHPTPVSLRTHTADPVPFCICGRDGFAGGAYGSPAATAFSEERAAATGIFIEEGHRLLEVMLHGRI
- a CDS encoding ATP-binding cassette domain-containing protein, giving the protein MVLNGIDFTIGKGETFVIIGQSGIGKTVALRHIAGLLEPDAGDVLIDNVKMNGAPIEIRKKLRERMGVLFQSGALLNWLTVKENIALPLTELKRFPPDEIERIVNEKIHLLQLDDAVNKLPGDISGGMKKRVALARVLVTNPDIILYDEPTSGLDPVMSSIISDLIRQMQAEFGVTSLVVTHDMNSAFHVGDRIGMLFGGDLVQVGTADEIKNTKNPFVRQFINGSLEGPIQAE